One Thermoanaerobacter pseudethanolicus ATCC 33223 DNA window includes the following coding sequences:
- a CDS encoding HD family phosphohydrolase, translated as MKKLDKHIKNIIKNEQLIIIFFVIFYFVSSYALVYTSVTPPKFDLKAGDVATQDIKAPKDVVDVVATQKKIEEAVNAVNPKYDYNENIAKESYLKLVDFFNKLRDVRKSSETEEKKLQDFKAVSPIGLEDNDVALLLKIDDNTLINMESVVLSTEKAIMARQITEDALPTVLNDAKSVVESSDISEEVKPVAVKILSSVIVPNMIYNAYETNLAKKEAEERVQPVMYKKGQNIVVSGEVVTQQQIEVLKSLGLLKGSSKIDYGMIIGLFLILGLSLFLSVYYIIKLDKKITTKKMYIELLCLTGIFYLLLAVAFKEIEPLLIPAATLPMLISVLIDPYIAIMIDIIYSLLVGLMVGFNQEFIFMSLLGGLIGAVKLSHSKQRLDFVKAGLYVSGVNLVSIVGIGLLNSNDIISVLKSSLWGIVSGTFSIILVIGTLPFWEAAFDILTPLKLLELSNPNNPLLKKLMMDAPGTYHHSIVVANLAEAASDAIGANSLLVRVGAYYHDIGKIKRPYFFKENQLSGENLHDKISPDLSTLVIISHVKDGVELAKKYKLPQQVIDLIKEHHGTSLVKYFYTKALQNEEESCEEESFRYPGPKPSTKESAILMLADSVEAAVRSIPEPTEENIKNMIDKIVADRLNDGQLEDSDLTLKDIKTIKNSFLTALTGMFHKRIEYPDIEPNQNKEVLE; from the coding sequence ATGAAAAAACTGGACAAACATATAAAAAATATAATTAAAAATGAGCAATTGATAATCATTTTTTTTGTTATTTTTTATTTTGTTTCTTCCTATGCCTTAGTTTATACTAGTGTAACGCCTCCAAAATTTGACTTAAAAGCTGGGGACGTAGCTACTCAAGACATAAAAGCTCCTAAAGATGTAGTAGATGTAGTTGCTACTCAAAAGAAAATAGAGGAAGCAGTAAATGCGGTCAATCCCAAATATGATTATAATGAAAATATTGCAAAAGAATCTTATCTTAAGCTAGTTGATTTTTTTAATAAATTAAGAGATGTACGCAAATCTTCAGAAACAGAAGAAAAGAAATTGCAGGACTTTAAAGCTGTAAGTCCCATAGGTTTAGAAGATAATGACGTGGCTTTGCTTTTAAAAATAGATGATAATACCCTTATAAACATGGAATCGGTGGTATTATCGACAGAAAAAGCAATTATGGCAAGGCAGATTACAGAAGATGCTTTGCCTACTGTTTTAAACGATGCCAAGAGTGTTGTAGAAAGTTCTGATATTTCTGAAGAAGTAAAACCAGTAGCTGTTAAGATTTTATCTTCTGTTATTGTTCCTAATATGATATATAATGCCTATGAGACAAACCTTGCTAAAAAAGAAGCAGAGGAAAGAGTACAGCCGGTTATGTATAAAAAAGGACAAAATATCGTAGTCAGTGGAGAAGTGGTGACACAACAACAAATTGAGGTTTTGAAATCTTTAGGTCTCTTAAAAGGTAGCAGTAAGATTGACTATGGAATGATAATAGGCTTATTTTTGATTTTAGGCTTGTCACTTTTTTTATCAGTGTATTATATTATAAAATTGGACAAAAAGATTACTACAAAAAAAATGTACATTGAATTGTTGTGCTTAACAGGTATTTTTTATCTTTTATTAGCTGTTGCCTTTAAAGAGATTGAACCGCTTTTAATTCCTGCTGCTACTTTGCCTATGCTAATTTCTGTTTTAATAGATCCTTATATTGCTATTATGATTGACATAATTTATTCTCTTTTAGTAGGCTTAATGGTGGGTTTTAACCAAGAATTTATTTTTATGTCATTGCTAGGGGGATTGATTGGTGCAGTAAAACTTTCTCATTCTAAGCAACGTTTAGATTTTGTAAAAGCGGGTCTTTACGTCAGTGGGGTAAATCTTGTAAGTATTGTAGGAATAGGGCTTTTAAATAGCAATGATATAATTTCTGTATTAAAAAGTAGTTTATGGGGAATTGTCAGTGGAACTTTTAGTATAATTTTGGTTATTGGTACTTTGCCTTTTTGGGAAGCAGCTTTTGATATCTTAACTCCTTTAAAACTTTTAGAGCTATCAAATCCCAATAATCCGCTTCTTAAAAAACTTATGATGGATGCTCCTGGTACTTATCACCACAGCATAGTAGTAGCAAATCTCGCAGAAGCTGCTTCTGATGCTATTGGAGCAAACAGTTTGTTAGTTAGAGTGGGGGCTTATTACCATGATATAGGTAAAATTAAAAGACCTTATTTTTTCAAAGAGAACCAGCTTTCAGGAGAAAATTTGCATGACAAAATTTCTCCTGATTTAAGTACATTAGTAATAATTTCCCATGTAAAAGATGGTGTAGAATTAGCTAAAAAGTATAAACTTCCTCAACAAGTCATTGATTTGATAAAAGAACACCATGGTACTTCCTTAGTGAAATACTTTTATACTAAGGCTTTACAAAATGAAGAGGAATCTTGCGAAGAAGAATCTTTCAGATATCCAGGTCCAAAGCCTTCTACCAAAGAGTCTGCCATTTTGATGTTGGCAGATTCTGTAGAAGCAGCTGTGAGATCTATCCCGGAACCTACTGAGGAAAATATAAAAAATATGATTGATAAAATCGTCGCAGATAGATTAAATGATGGTCAGTTGGAAGATAGCGATTTAACTTTAAAAGATATTAAAACTATAAAAAATTCTTTTTTGACTGCTTTAACTGGTATGTTTCATAAAAGAATTGAGTATCCTGATATTGAACCAAATCAAAATAAAGAGGTGTTAGAATGA
- a CDS encoding PhoH family protein translates to MIKELAINIEDMEQAANLFGNFDENIKLIEEGLDVKIVLRGGIIKITGEEKNVESANKLFNKLMGMIEKGDVITTQNVLYTMNMIEAGEEEKLKSLMSDIVCITARGKQIRCKTYGQMRYVEAIRKNQIVFGIGPAGTGKTYLAMAMAITAMKNKEVGRIILTRPAVEAGEKLGFLPGDLQEKVDPYLRPLYDALYDILGAEVFQKYMEKGLIEVAPLAYMRGRTLDDSFIILDEAQNTTPEQMKMFLTRIGFGSKAVITGDVTQIDLPRGKKSGLKEVMEILKGIEGIEFVMLSEEDVIRHPLVAKIIKAYEIYEKNMEENKSEIPERGE, encoded by the coding sequence TTGATTAAGGAGTTAGCTATTAATATTGAGGATATGGAGCAAGCTGCCAATTTGTTTGGCAACTTTGATGAAAATATTAAGTTAATAGAAGAGGGATTAGATGTCAAGATAGTGTTAAGAGGAGGAATTATTAAGATAACGGGGGAAGAAAAAAACGTGGAATCTGCTAATAAACTTTTTAACAAATTGATGGGAATGATTGAAAAGGGAGATGTGATTACTACTCAAAATGTTTTGTATACTATGAATATGATTGAGGCAGGAGAAGAAGAAAAACTAAAGTCTTTAATGTCTGATATTGTTTGTATAACAGCTAGAGGCAAACAGATAAGGTGCAAAACTTATGGGCAAATGAGGTATGTAGAAGCTATAAGAAAAAATCAGATTGTATTTGGAATAGGACCTGCCGGTACGGGCAAGACCTATTTGGCTATGGCAATGGCTATTACTGCAATGAAAAATAAAGAAGTAGGTCGTATAATTTTAACAAGGCCGGCTGTTGAAGCAGGAGAAAAGTTGGGTTTTTTGCCAGGAGATTTGCAAGAAAAAGTTGATCCTTATTTAAGACCTTTATATGATGCGCTTTACGACATTTTAGGAGCAGAAGTTTTCCAAAAATACATGGAGAAAGGCTTAATTGAGGTAGCACCCCTAGCTTATATGAGAGGTAGAACTTTGGACGATTCTTTTATAATACTTGATGAAGCTCAAAACACCACTCCTGAGCAGATGAAAATGTTTTTAACCCGTATAGGTTTTGGTTCTAAAGCAGTTATAACTGGTGACGTTACTCAAATAGATTTGCCAAGAGGTAAAAAATCCGGACTAAAAGAGGTTATGGAGATATTAAAAGGAATAGAAGGTATAGAGTTTGTAATGCTTTCTGAAGAAGATGTGATAAGGCATCCTCTTGTAGCTAAAATCATAAAAGCTTATGAAATTTATGAGAAGAACATGGAGGAAAACAAATCAGAAATCCCAGAGCGAGGGGAATAA
- the yqfC gene encoding sporulation protein YqfC, with protein MKDGTKNELVNAIDFPKEVLLNLPKITLIGKTHVTIENHKGIIEYIPERIRVNTTIGVVRILGKNMIVNSIMTEIITISGEIMNIEIMV; from the coding sequence ATGAAAGATGGGACAAAAAACGAACTTGTAAATGCAATAGACTTTCCAAAAGAGGTACTGTTGAATCTCCCTAAAATAACTTTGATAGGGAAAACCCATGTTACTATAGAAAACCACAAGGGAATTATTGAGTATATTCCTGAAAGGATTAGGGTAAATACAACAATTGGAGTTGTTAGAATATTAGGTAAAAATATGATTGTGAATTCTATAATGACAGAGATTATAACGATTAGTGGCGAAATAATGAATATAGAAATAATGGTATAG
- the yqfD gene encoding sporulation protein YqfD, translating to MVAIKLWNFLKGYVIIKIEGLSIEKFLNLIMVNDVYIWDIERKNYTTIVAKVSLKGFKEIVSFAKKTNCRVSVISKKGLPFVISRLKRRKLLVLGAIVSLILIYAFSTFIWEINIETVNNVNEKVVLEKLSYLGLKPGVSKFAIDVNKIETEFLLQNNDISWIGINIKGTNAFVKVVGKTKPQEVLSKDEPCNIIAKKDGIIYKMTVLEGEAVKKVGDTVKAGDIIVTGIIEKPGLETRFVHADGQIIGRTWYEVYADAELKKEVFERTNNKITVTKIIFGNNTITISPKKVDFKNFEKEEKEIISKNFPVRIIKEVYYETKPKTIVLSKEEAKNIAFEKALKELEKVLGPQSKIVNKKESYVIIQDKILRANITAEVLEEIGMKEKISYIGGEH from the coding sequence TTGGTTGCAATAAAATTATGGAATTTTTTAAAAGGATATGTTATTATTAAGATTGAAGGTTTGTCAATTGAAAAATTTTTAAATCTCATAATGGTAAATGATGTCTATATTTGGGATATTGAGCGTAAGAATTATACTACTATAGTTGCAAAAGTGAGTTTAAAGGGTTTTAAAGAAATAGTATCTTTTGCGAAAAAAACTAATTGTCGTGTTTCAGTGATTTCTAAAAAAGGATTGCCTTTTGTGATTTCTCGATTAAAAAGAAGGAAATTGTTGGTTTTAGGGGCAATAGTTTCTCTTATACTTATTTATGCATTTTCTACTTTTATATGGGAAATTAATATAGAGACCGTCAACAATGTAAATGAAAAAGTAGTTTTAGAAAAGCTTTCATACTTAGGATTAAAGCCAGGAGTTTCTAAATTTGCTATAGATGTTAATAAAATAGAGACAGAATTTTTATTACAAAATAATGATATATCGTGGATAGGAATAAATATAAAGGGTACTAATGCTTTTGTAAAAGTTGTAGGTAAAACAAAACCTCAAGAGGTATTGTCAAAAGATGAACCATGCAATATAATAGCTAAAAAAGATGGTATAATTTATAAGATGACGGTTTTAGAAGGGGAAGCGGTAAAAAAAGTTGGAGATACAGTAAAAGCGGGAGATATAATTGTTACAGGGATAATTGAAAAGCCAGGACTAGAGACAAGATTTGTACATGCTGATGGCCAAATTATTGGGAGGACATGGTATGAAGTTTATGCTGACGCCGAACTCAAAAAAGAAGTCTTTGAGAGGACAAACAACAAAATAACTGTTACAAAAATAATCTTTGGTAACAATACTATAACTATATCCCCTAAAAAAGTAGACTTTAAGAATTTTGAAAAAGAGGAAAAAGAGATAATATCAAAAAACTTTCCAGTTAGAATAATAAAAGAAGTATACTATGAAACCAAACCTAAAACTATTGTTTTATCTAAAGAGGAAGCAAAAAATATTGCTTTTGAAAAAGCACTAAAGGAGTTGGAGAAGGTTTTAGGCCCTCAAAGTAAGATAGTAAATAAAAAAGAAAGTTATGTGATTATACAAGATAAAATATTAAGAGCCAATATTACTGCAGAGGTTTTAGAGGAAATAGGAATGAAAGAAAAAATTTCTTATATAGGAGGGGAACATTGA